TGCTTCGAGGTCAAGGCCGTAATTACGGGACGAGGCGATGGCCAGGATGTTGCGGGAATCCTCGCCAGGCTGGACGACGTTGACTACTTCTGCCACACCTGGGGTGGAGGGATCAACGTGAGAGGACACCGCAGCACGGGCGGCGTCTTGGACCTGAGGATCCAACGTCAGCTTGATGGTGTAGGAATCCTTCGCCAGCATTTCCTGGGTGATGCCCTGGTTGGCCAGGTATTCCAAGGCGTAATCGCAGAAGAATCCGCGGTCACCTGCGCCGATGCAACCGTTGGCTAGTCCTTGAGGGGATTCTAGAACTCCCAAAGGTTCTTGCTGGTAGGCGGTTGCTTCCTCAGGGCTAATTGCGCCTGCATCTGCCATTGCGCCCAGGACTGTATTACGTCGCTCAAACACCGCATCATGGTTGGTGTACGGGTTGAGGTAGGACGATGACTGCACAATGCCCGCAAGCATCGCAGACTGCGGAATGGTCAGCTCTGCGGCAGAGGTGCCAAAGTAGGTGCGGGCAGCGGCTTCAACACCGTATGCACCGTTGCCAAACGGAACGATATTGAGATAGCGGGTGAGGATCTCATCCTTCGTCAATGTGGATTCCAGATCAGAGGCCATCTTCATTTCGCGGAGCTTTCGCGGAATGGATGTCTCCACCGCGGCTGCTTGCTCTGCTTCATCAGTTGCCTCCACCAAGAGGAGGAAGTTCTTCACATACTGCTGGTTAATCGTGGATGCGCCCTGTTCAACGCCACCCGCTAACAGGTTGGTCACGATCGCGCGACCAAAGCCCTGCAAATCCACACCATCATGCTCGTAGAATCGTCGGTCTTCAATGGAGACGATCGCATCTTTCATGGGCTGAGAAATCTGCTCGCCCGTGACCTCAAATCTGCGCTGTGCATAAATATAAGCAATTGGCTGATCCGTGGAGTCAGTAATCGTGGTGACACCTGGGCCGCGACCATCGGTGAGATCTGAAAGATTTGTTTGCATCGTCTCATTGGTACGAGCCACAGCGACGCCAGAAATACCAGCTAAAGGCACTAATGCGAGAGCGCCGAGCATGCCTGCCGCGACTGTCGATGCAACGAGCTTTGTCAAAGAATTGGTGATGGACACCCCAACAGCCTAGCGAGAACCCCTTAATTCGTGAACCTGGAAGCGGGAATTGCTAGGGACTTTAAACATTAGCGAAGCTCCAGCCCGCCTCGATCTAGAAGAAAACTAGTGGCAAATCCGTAACCTGCACCTATTGACAAAAGTGCACATGAAATATCTATAAAGGTTAGGAGGGGATTAGTAGGGGTGCCCCCATTGGTGTGATGCATTCGACAGCATTTTAGCTGTGTGACTAAACTAATCTGTGTATTAGATTTTGGCCGTGCAATGTAGGACTTGCAAAGCTTGCAATGAAGGCTAGCAAGGTCAGACACGCAGTGTTTGCGGACTTTAAGGAGATTGTCATGACGTCTGTTGTTTCAGAACAGCGCAACAACCCCTTTTTTAGGGACAGCAATCCGGCCTCGTCTTCTGAGAATGCGGATCGCGGTGAGTGGGTAACACAGGCAAAGTGCCGTAACGGGGATCCGGATGCACTTTTCGTTCGAGGTGCGGCGCAGCGCCGTGCAGCAGCGATTTGCCGTCATTGTCCCGTCGCAATGCAGTGTTGTGCAGATGCCCTTGATAATAAGGTTGAGTTCGGCGTGTGGGGCGGGCTGACGGAGCGTCAGCGTCGTGCGCTTCTCCGCAAGAATCCGCACATCACTAACTGGGCCGAGTACTTGGCTCAGGGCGGCGAGATCGCTGGCGTCTAAACCGTAAACACTGCCGTTTATGCCCCGGTAACGCCTGCTTGTCGATGCACCCCGCTCGCTCACCCTCCCGCGCCATCACGGGCGCGCCCTGGTGGGTTGCACTTGCCAGTCCCATCTTCCAGACGGTGCTGGTATTTTTCAATTCGATCCCCGGTAGGATGAACCCCATGACTAAATGGGAATATGCAACCGTGCCACTGATCACGCACGCAACTAAGCAAATTTTGGACAACTGGGGCGAGGACGGCTGGGAGCTTGTCACCGTTATACCTGGTATGAACCCTGAAAACCTTGTTGCTTACATGAAGCGCGAGGTGGCTTAACCGTTATGGCTACTACTTCTGAGCGCCTGGCTGAGCTGGGCATCACTCTCCCTACCGTTGCTGCTCCTGTCGCTGCATACGTGCCCGCTATCCAGACTGGTAACCAGGTTTGGACTTCTGGCCAGCTTCCTTTCGTCAATGGTGAACTTCCTGCTACCGGCAAGGTTGGTGCTGAGGTTTCCGCAGAGGACGCGGCTGATTACGCACGCACCGCTGCACTGAATGCTCTTGCTGCAATCGATGCGTTGGTGGGTATTGATAACGTCAAGCGTGTCCTGAAGATCGTTGGTTTTGTTGCATCTGCTGATGATTTTGGCGGCCAGCCTGCTGTTATCAACGGTGCCTCCAATTTGATGGGCGAGGTTTTCGGCGAAGCTGGCGCACATGCGCGCTCTGCCGTGGGAGTGGCGGAGTTGCCGCTCAACGCACCCGTCGAGGTTGAGGTAATCGTCGAAGTAGTTTAAAAATTTTGCTTATCGACGCCCAGAGCCGGCCACACTTTCGTGTGGCCGGCTCTTTAACTATGTGGACTTAGTGTCCGATTTAGTGCTTACCGTTGGCCGGGCTGTCACCGGTACCAGCGCATTCATCTAACAACCGCATTTACACATATATAAGGAGTAATTCCATGACTACTGCAACCACCGCAAACACCGTTGTTTCTTTCGAAGACGCCCCTCAGCTTTCCGGCAAAGACCTTGGCCACACCGAGTGGAGGACCATCACCTAAGAGATGGTCAACACTTTTGCTGACGCCACTGATGATCAGCCATGGATCCACACCGACCCAGAGCGCGCCAAGGAGGGCCCATTCGGTGCGCCGATTGCACACGGATTCCTCACCTTGTCCATGCTTATTCCTTTTTGGGGAGAGCTTCTCGACGTCACCGGCGTGACCACCAAGGTCAACTACGGCCTCGACAAGGTCCGTTTCACCTCCCCAGTTAAGGTCGGCTCCCGCATCCGCATGAGTGCTGTGGTCAAGGAAATCTCCGAGGTTAAGGGCAATGGCCTGCACCTAGTTGCAGATGGCACCGTCGAAATCGAAGGTCAGGAGCGCCCAGCGGTCGTGGCAACCTTCCGCACCCGCTTCTACGCATAATGGCAGCATAATTCCCACTTCATCCCCGTTCTTCGCGCGTTGTCCTTCCACGCGAAGAACGGGGATTTTTGGTGTTTGGGCACTAAAGCACGACTGCACGTAACCGTGTGTACAGCTAATTTTCTCTCCGGTTCTACGAAACGGGATATAGCGACTAAGCTTGAGCACATGGAGCATCCTGCTTACAGCCAATTGCGGCCGGTTACCCCGTCCGCATCTGTTGTTTTGTGCCCTAATCCCGGCTACAGCTCGCTGGAAGGCACCAATTCTTGGGTTATCCGGGCACCAGAAGACCCCCGGAGCATCGTCATCGATCCAGGTCCGGAAGATGAAGGCCACCTCAATGTCTTGCACTCCAAGGCAGATGAAGTCGGACTGGTCCTTCTGACTCACCGCCACTACGATCACGCTGATGGAGCAAACCGCTTCCGCCAGCTGACCGGCGCACCAATTCGTGCGTTGGATCCCACCTACTGCTCTGGGGCAGCGGAGATCAAAGACGGCGAGATCATCACCATTGACGGTGTTACCCCACAGATCGAGGTCGTGGCAACACCTGGTCACACCCGTGACTCTGTGTCTTACTTCATTTGGAGTGGCGTCCCTCATGAGTCCACTCTTGAAGGCATCGTGTCTGGTGACACCATCGCTGGCCGCCACACCACGATGATCTCTGAGACCGATGGTGACCTTGGTGAATACCTGAAGTCGCTGGCTATTTTGGAAGAGCGTGGCAAGAACATTACTTTGCTTCCAGGGCATGGCCCGGAAGGCGACGACGTTTCTGCGTTTGCCCGCAAGTACATTGAGCGTCGTGAGCTTCGCCTGAATCAGATTCGTGAAGTCTGGGAAACCCATGGTCGCGATGTGTCCATGAAGGAGCTGATTGACGCCATTTATGACGATGTTGATCCTGTTCTACGTGGCGCTGCGGAGCAGTCCACCCACGTAGCTATCCGCTACCTGCAGGCTCAAGAAGCAGCTGCAACCAACAACTAAACACCTACCACCAATAAAAAGCCTGGCCAGTCGATTGACTGGCCAGGCTTTTTACATTGCCTTAAAAGGTGACAGCTCTTAGCGAGCGCGACGTGCGAGGTGCTCGGTGTCTACGATGAGGACGGACTTGCCTTCAAGGCGAATCCAACCGCGGTGAGCGAAAGTAGCCAGAGCCTTGTTCACGGTCTCACGGGAAGCGCCGACCAGCTGGGCGATTTCTTCCTGAGTCAGATCGTGGTTCACGCGCAGAGCGCCAGCTTCTTGGGTGCCAAATCGGTTGGCAAGCTGCAGGAGGGTCTTTGCCACACGGCCGGGGACGTCGGTGAAGATGAGGTCTGCAAGAGAAGCGTTGGTGCGACGAAGACGGCGAGCCAGAACGCGCAGCAGCTGCTCAGCGATTGCTGGGTGGTCTGCAACCCAGTTCTTCAGCATCTCGGAGTTCATGGTTGCTGCGTGCACTTCGGTGACGCAAACTGCGGACGAAGTACGAGGACCTGGATCGAAGATGGACAACTCACCGAACATATCGGATGGGCCCATGATGGTCAGGAGGTTCTCACGGCCGTCGGGAGCGTGACGAGCAAGCTTCACCTTGCCGGAGGTAATAATATAAAGGCGGTCACCCGGCTCGCCTTCATCGAAGATGGTGGCGCCACGCGGAAAACGCACGGTTTCCATATCTTGGATGAGGTTATTTACTGCCGTTGGGTCAACACCTTGAAAAATTCCGGCGCGCGACAGGATTTCCTGAACACCTTCCACTGCTTTACTCCTTCGTCTGCACACATTTTGTTTGAGTCCGGATGAGTGGCAACACTCAAGAGTGTTTTAAACAGATAGAATCCGGATGACACCTAACGGGAGGCGTCTATTAATGTGCCAAAGACCACTCTACTATGTAATTGGTCACCACTTTAGTTCATTTGGCTAAAATGTCACAGTTTGGCAACTGGTATTTTGATATTCACAGACAGATCGCAGTCCGCATTAAAGTTAAGTAAAAATTAAGCTGCGTTTGCTTCCTGTTGCGCAATCTCATCTGAACCATCTGCACTGTCAGCGTCCTTTGCTAACTTTACCTCAGGAGATGGGGTCATGTTGGTGTGCAGTAAGGATGATTCGATGCGCTCCATTGCGAATGCAAACAGCATTAACAACAGCGGGATAATCACCACAAGCAAACCAGTCATGAATGTCATTCTAGTGATGGATCCTTTTCACGCTAACTTAAGGGTATGGCATCGTTAACTCCGCAGAAGCGTCCACAGGTGGGCCGGCATATTGCGTCGACAAGCAAAGAAACCGCAATTGGTCGCAAACGCCGAGCTCGGCGGATCAACCGCACGCTCGCGGTCGCGTATCCGCAGGCGGATTGTGAGTTGGATTTTACTAATCCGCTGGAGCTAACTGTTGCTACTATCTTGTCGGCGCAGTGCACGGATGTGCGGGTGAATCAGGTGACGCCGGCGCTTTTTCGGCGTTATCCCACGGCCGCTGATTACGCGAATGCTGATCGCAGCGAGCTCGAAGAGCTCATTAGGCCAACCGGGTTCTACCGCAACAAGGCGAGCTCGCTGATTGGGCTTGGTCAGGCACTTGTCACGCTTTACGACGGTGAGGTCCCCGGTTCCCTGGCGCAGCTGGTTGAGCTGCCGGGAGTCGGGCGTAAAACCGCGAATGTGGTGCTGGGTAATGCGTTTGGCGTGCCTGGAATCACGGTAGATACGCACTTCGGTCGGCTTGTGCGCAGGATGAAGCTGACGGATGAGGAGGACCCCGTCAAGGTGGAAATGGTGATGAATGAACTCATCGAAAAGCCTGAGTGGACGATGTTTTCACACAGGTTGATCTTCCATGGACGTAGGATATGTCATAGTCGACGCGCCGCCTGTGGAGCTTGCATGCTGGCAGCCGATTGTCCGTCCTTTGGTTTGGAAGGGCCGGCGGATCCATTCGAGGCGCAAAAACTCATTAAAAGTGATGATAGGGAGCACCTGCTGAAAATGGCAGGAATGTAAAACACAAATGACAAGCAGTGCAAAGTGGTCCATCGTAGGAGTCGTTGTCATCCTGGCGGTGCTGGTAGCTATTGTCCCGCAGATGCTCGCCGGGCAAGGTCAGAGCGAGAGCCAGGGGGTGGAAGACGGGTTTGGGGAGGCGTCGACAAGCATTATTGCCCAGCGGCCTGACTGCGTTGCCCAAGGTGCTGCCGGTGTGGAGCTGCCGTGTATGGGTGGCGCGAACGGTTCCGGTAATGACCAGGCGACCGTGGTGAACCTCTGGGCGTGGTGGTGTGAGCCGTGCCGCGCTGAGCTGCCGGTGTTTGACCAGTTTGCCCAGGCGCACCCTGAGCTCAACGTGATTGGTGTGCATGCTGATCAAAATGAGGCCAATGGTGCTGCTTTGCTTGATGATCTCGGCGTGAACTTGGCTAGCTACCAAGATGATTCCAACCTCTTTGCTGGCACGCTCGGTCTGCCGTCAGTGGTGCCGATTACGGTCATCGTCAACCCTCAAGGGGCCGTTGTGGGCACCTACCCAACGCCATTTGAGTCCGTTGAGCAGCTGGAACAAGCTGTGTCAGAGGTGTTATAGATGCAAGAATTTCCTAATTTGTCTCATGATTTCCCGGGGCAGAATATTGAGTTGGCACCCGCTAAGGCGCCGGTGTGGATGCATCGGTTGATTGATCGAATCTATGCAGGACAGATGGTGGATCCGCTGTCGGGAAACAAGCCGATTGGCGATACTGACGCGGAAAAGCGCGCTGCCGTGCTCATGTTGTTTTCTGGATCAGAGACCTCATTTAGTTTGCCGAATGATGCCTCAGTACTGCTGACTCATCGCGCACCTACAATGCGCTCTCATGCAGGTCAGATTGCATTTCCGGGCGGTCGCATTGACCCCACAGACGTCAACGCAGTCGATTGTGCGTTTCGGGAGGCATGGGAAGAAACGGGACTGGATCGCCGAACAGCAACGCCGTTGGCGCAGCTCAACGAGGTGCATATCCGGGCAACGGGCTACCCGGTGTATCCCGTTTTAGGTCACTGGCATAGCCCCTCGCCAGTCGCACCTGCCAGTCCGCATGAAACAGATGAGGTTTTTGAGGCAGCAGTGTATGACCTCATCGATCCGAAGAACCGTCTCATGGTGGGATGGCGGGAATGGGAAGGCCCTGCGTTTCGAATCAACGACTACATTATCTGGGGTTTTACCGGCGGATTGCTGTCTGCATTGTTAGAGACAGCCGGCTGGTCCACCGAATGGGATGTTGACCGGGTGTATGACCTAGAAAATACTTTGGCGACATCCCGGAACAATGAACGAATGCGTTAGGTTGCCAGGGGTGTGTGCCCTAGACTCGAAACGATCCTTAAATCTTTTAAGCGAAATCTGTAGATTCTGTAGATACAGCTAATTGTGAAAGCGTAGTAATTGTTGAGTCCGAGCCTGATCGTCGATGCCATCATCGTTATTATTTTGGCATTCGCCCTCTGGGGTGGCTGGCGTCAAGGCGCCTTCACCTCGCTGCTATCCACCGTCGGCGTTGTTGCTGGTCTCGTGGTCGGTGCAGCACTGGCTCCATTTGTCATGGGGCTGACTGACTCAACGGCGCTTCGTTTCCTGCTGGCTATCGGCACCGTGATGTTGTTGGTTGGTGTGGGTAACTTACTCGGTGCGCATTTAG
The window above is part of the Corynebacterium deserti GIMN1.010 genome. Proteins encoded here:
- a CDS encoding WhiB family transcriptional regulator, giving the protein MTSVVSEQRNNPFFRDSNPASSSENADRGEWVTQAKCRNGDPDALFVRGAAQRRAAAICRHCPVAMQCCADALDNKVEFGVWGGLTERQRRALLRKNPHITNWAEYLAQGGEIAGV
- a CDS encoding DUF4177 domain-containing protein, whose protein sequence is MTKWEYATVPLITHATKQILDNWGEDGWELVTVIPGMNPENLVAYMKREVA
- a CDS encoding RidA family protein, whose amino-acid sequence is MATTSERLAELGITLPTVAAPVAAYVPAIQTGNQVWTSGQLPFVNGELPATGKVGAEVSAEDAADYARTAALNALAAIDALVGIDNVKRVLKIVGFVASADDFGGQPAVINGASNLMGEVFGEAGAHARSAVGVAELPLNAPVEVEVIVEVV
- a CDS encoding MBL fold metallo-hydrolase, which codes for MEHPAYSQLRPVTPSASVVLCPNPGYSSLEGTNSWVIRAPEDPRSIVIDPGPEDEGHLNVLHSKADEVGLVLLTHRHYDHADGANRFRQLTGAPIRALDPTYCSGAAEIKDGEIITIDGVTPQIEVVATPGHTRDSVSYFIWSGVPHESTLEGIVSGDTIAGRHTTMISETDGDLGEYLKSLAILEERGKNITLLPGHGPEGDDVSAFARKYIERRELRLNQIREVWETHGRDVSMKELIDAIYDDVDPVLRGAAEQSTHVAIRYLQAQEAAATNN
- the glxR gene encoding CRP-like cAMP-activated global transcriptional regulator GlxR; translated protein: MEGVQEILSRAGIFQGVDPTAVNNLIQDMETVRFPRGATIFDEGEPGDRLYIITSGKVKLARHAPDGRENLLTIMGPSDMFGELSIFDPGPRTSSAVCVTEVHAATMNSEMLKNWVADHPAIAEQLLRVLARRLRRTNASLADLIFTDVPGRVAKTLLQLANRFGTQEAGALRVNHDLTQEEIAQLVGASRETVNKALATFAHRGWIRLEGKSVLIVDTEHLARRAR
- the nth gene encoding endonuclease III, translated to MASLTPQKRPQVGRHIASTSKETAIGRKRRARRINRTLAVAYPQADCELDFTNPLELTVATILSAQCTDVRVNQVTPALFRRYPTAADYANADRSELEELIRPTGFYRNKASSLIGLGQALVTLYDGEVPGSLAQLVELPGVGRKTANVVLGNAFGVPGITVDTHFGRLVRRMKLTDEEDPVKVEMVMNELIEKPEWTMFSHRLIFHGRRICHSRRAACGACMLAADCPSFGLEGPADPFEAQKLIKSDDREHLLKMAGM
- a CDS encoding TlpA family protein disulfide reductase codes for the protein MTSSAKWSIVGVVVILAVLVAIVPQMLAGQGQSESQGVEDGFGEASTSIIAQRPDCVAQGAAGVELPCMGGANGSGNDQATVVNLWAWWCEPCRAELPVFDQFAQAHPELNVIGVHADQNEANGAALLDDLGVNLASYQDDSNLFAGTLGLPSVVPITVIVNPQGAVVGTYPTPFESVEQLEQAVSEVL
- a CDS encoding NUDIX hydrolase encodes the protein MQEFPNLSHDFPGQNIELAPAKAPVWMHRLIDRIYAGQMVDPLSGNKPIGDTDAEKRAAVLMLFSGSETSFSLPNDASVLLTHRAPTMRSHAGQIAFPGGRIDPTDVNAVDCAFREAWEETGLDRRTATPLAQLNEVHIRATGYPVYPVLGHWHSPSPVAPASPHETDEVFEAAVYDLIDPKNRLMVGWREWEGPAFRINDYIIWGFTGGLLSALLETAGWSTEWDVDRVYDLENTLATSRNNERMR